In Ananas comosus cultivar F153 linkage group 10, ASM154086v1, whole genome shotgun sequence, the sequence CCCCAGCTCCCGTTACTTATCCCCTATTACATTTATATGCGGTGCCCTCACCGCTGCATTGGTTTAAATTACGGATGTGCCACTCTGGTCAtctggtgtgtgtgtgtgtgaggggCAGGTACTTCTTGAACGTGATATTCAACATACTCAACAAGAAGATCTACAATTACTTCCCCTATCCCTAGTAAGTTTTCGCTCTCGAATTTTCCGCCGCACGAATTTCCATGCTGTTGTTTTAGTAGCGTTGCTCGCGGTGAGCTTACCGCCGCTGCGCTGCAGCTTCGTTTCCGTGGTGCACCTCTTCGTGGGAGTGGTTTATTGCTTGGTGAGCTGGGCCGTTGGTCTACCGAAGCGCGCGGTAAgtggccctttttttttttttttttttttttttttNGACGTCCGCCGTTTAaaagtgttttttattttttaaaattttctttttgagagtgtttattatattttaattatttttcagtATATAAACGGGTGCAAATAAAAAGTTACtgactaataaaattattaaatttaatctaataattatttaaataaagtataatactcaaacaaaagagtaaaaaagttgtaaaaattttaataaaagaataacaGTTTGAAGTACTACTTCAAATTGGCTGTAATTGGGAGGTCCCTCTCCGTACATTTTGaccttttaaaagaaaatatcgTGTTGTCGTTATGTCTTTTGTTTCGACACGTGTCGTGATGCAAATGGTGGAAAATCTGCCCCTTATCGCTATTGACCAAAAATGCTGTCCACAGAAGatgttctttttttccttttttttttttttttctttcttttcttttttcttttctgaaagGGCCCGCAGAAAATATTCactagtatattttattttacacgTTATCAGTCCACAATCAGATAGTTTTGGTTAAAACTTGATCGGACTTgttctcaaattttagtttgttataattttttatttaaactgtctaaatattataattaaattttaaagtctaaTTTGTGGGCTGGACActgctgttttatttttatagtagttacGTGGCATCTTAATTAATTGCCATATTATCGAGCACAACATTATTTCTTCGCTACCACATTGGGGACGCATtactatttaactaattaaattaggcTGTGgtacttaattataataatttagaaatttcgAGCCAAAATTCGCAAATAACTAAAGTTTGAGCATCAAAGTGCCACAAGCCCCAAAGCCTGAGGACCAAAAGTGCTATTTAgtgtttttctatttttaagtttctatttttgatgtAGCATATCTATTAGTTAAATTATGGTCGCCAGCTTATCCTGTCTGTAGTTGGGGTTGAACCGAATTAATAGTAGGGGATTCGAATTATTGTGTTTATAGATTATTAATGTATTGGCAAATTTGTATGATACGCTTCCAGTTCGTGTGTATTAGTAATGGCTAATCTCCCCCATGTGaggataatgataataataataattcaaataaagCGCACCTCAGTTAAATTCCTATTATGATAGTCCCAATGTCACGTCCCGTGAGCACCAATTTGGTTGGTTCGGGCCTTACACAGACGTCGAACGAACAGAATCTCCTCAGTTCGCCCAAGGTTCCACAACAATCAAACATGTATAATGAAATGCCCaggaaaaatttcaatatacatggcttacgCGAGGGTAAGCAACACAAGCAAGTGAATGTAAACTAACTAAAACATTCATAtattgtatcttgattactttaaatccaatacaaagcttgtattgttattacatacattcatTCTTTAACATATACATTTGCCATCtctcaaataaataatttacgtTTTTCCTTTATCAACTATAGATAGATGAAATGTACAAGGtacaactatactcaatggataTCCGCTACCTATTGAGCGCTGTCCATATCACCATCCTCGACTACCCTGCATGcgctagaacctgcatggttagtggggtgagaactactgaaagtttccagtgggttcagctgccgacctcgccgactcatcCACTAAGTTTACTCAGGCATCTGTAGGAAAAGAAATAGATAACAAACCAaactaatgctactacaatgtctgtacaaagctgaaaagAACAATAGATAACTCATGaagtttatgcatgcatgctgtCATATTACTATTACCCAATTAACttggttaaccatttggttaactacaactcaccaaccaaatccctctTGTCGGGGAGAATTctgctacaacccgacgggaccgtctactgGGGAAAATTTCGCTTACCAACCCAGTTGATGACAattccggagctcatcgcccaaggaggagcgaccttacCTTGAGCATTAGACTACTTGTGAGTATGATTCAATCCTCACTTAGAGGATACAATGACAATGCCTCACTTAACTAGCTCTTTTGCTAGATTTAACATTTCCAATTCTAGATACTAATCAGTTCATCTAGTCATGATGCCACCAAATTTATTATTGTCATAGTCTATTATCAGTTCACACATTCATAGGGTACTATATTCATGGTTCTATCATTCCACATGTTTTCTACATTGGAAGTATACCAACTTGTTCACATTTAGCcacaagctaacctcaaccctataatgcatggaTGTCAATTCACAATGTCACTTTATTAACTATTTCATAGTCCATACCTATTCATACCACTATAGGGTTCTCTGTTGTTCAATCCACTGTCCATATGTATTTTTGCTTACAAAGCATACAATTAGAACACATATCACATTTAACCACATAACAATtgcaatcctataatgcatgaatatcaactaaacatatacatgtatgctcaagaaatgtaacataaacataataggtcattcgatgacttcggaaagcaccacccacctccgAGTGATGCCGAGATGCGAGAAAACCACCTCCCGCAATTTATGAATGACCACACCCCTCGCTGACGACAAACGAAGCTAAAATGAGATTTTTCCTCAATAACTCGGTGTAGGCTTGTCGGAACATCGATCCGAGCCTCCCAACGCGTCggttttaccctcaattaggatTTCATACGACCAATTTCAAGCTAAATCTCCAATCCTACAAAACGCCATTTTTAAGCTTAAACTCTACATAACCTGTTTCTACATAGGTTCATAAGAACACATAGAATAATCCAAAGCCTCAACAATCCAAGAACCTCAAAACTAAGTAATTTAGGAGATTTACATCAATTTTATATGGCtacaaataaacaaaagagGAAGTTCGCCGTTTTCGGCGCCTCGGAACCCACCTAGCGTGCGAATTCAACGTAAAGAATGATCTTCGAAGTGGAAAGCTGTTCCGCTGCCTCCATCCAATCCGCATGGCAGCCACAACACTCCCAAGATGGCCGAAAATTCCCTCGGCGAAATCCCACAAAATTCGGATCCTAAATCACATAGAAATCCAATTCTATGCTTCAATTTCAACGAAAATGCATCCAAAATGCATCTCCTAACATTCACCGTCAAGAATCcaccaaaaaatataatttgaaattataataatattataatactaacCCGAGTGTCGAAGCACTAAAAATTAGGTGCGCGGCGTTTCGATCGGCTCGTCAAACGGCACCAAATCCAttactctcttcttcttcttctctttttcccttttctcttttctccttctctttttgcGTACAGGATATAGTGGATAAGAATGGAGGGGAGTCCTCTGGCAActttagtggaaatccactaagcaaTGTAACAAATGCCCTTAGGTCCATAAGTCATCAATATTATCACTTCAGTCCAATTCTAGTCTGATACATTTAATTGGAGttcttctgaatgtccgtttgctctcaaatttgacagCCTGACTCAATTAAAGTTAATCAGACAAATGtgatcttaacttttcagttttgaattttaagtcaccgaaagctctaccgactaaaatctctagcagatagcagtcagattttgtttttcactttccgggtgtcggaatgatatgaaattttaaatctagcctcagaaaaataattccgatatatttccaaattttcataattttctgacactgtaaattttctgctaaaagatCAGTCCCGTttcttatagaaaattctaaattttctgtttctGTTTCAACTTCAACACAAGTtatttccgacttatattttacttctttaagtccaataaaaatagtatcttacactatttttatttacacttacttttatattaaaaatccggCACGTTACACCCAATCTTTTAAATGATAGTAATGTTATGACTTTCTTCCATCCATGGAACATAATTCGAGTTCAGGCATGCAATCAATGCATTGTTTAATATAAGAAACATAGTGAGTTAGGCTAGTTTGTGGACTCAATATTTCAGCAGAATATTGCTTTCCCTGAGAATGAAATACTGTCCATCATTCCATTCAAAATAAATTCCCTCCTCCATGGTAGCACTATAGATGCAGAAAGAGGATGTTAGGCTGTGAACTTTGTTcacattgaaaattttttgtgcACAATCTATTTTCCTTGTGCTTGAATTAGGGTAAATTACATCATGGTCACTGAACTTGTCGTGAAATCACTGAACTTATGTGAAGTTCCATTTACATTACTAAAAGTGTTTGCTCTCTCTCAACAGTGTACGTATAATGGTGCATTTTACTGCAATATTTGTACTCATCAGTTTGATCAAATGCTTCTgcctttgtttttttctttttttccttcatagCAAAATGCTTCCGTTTGTTGTAGTTGAGTCATTGaactttaattttgttttaattaggTCATTGTGTTaacctcttttttgtttttgtatctGTGGTATGATATGGCAGCTAGTTCAGAAACCATGTCATCTCTTAGGGATGTGGCAGTTAATGCAAGTGCCACATCATCTCTAAAAGATGATGCGGCTCTCAATTCAGCTGCCATGTTATTTCTTGAAGATGCCATGTCAATTGAAATTTAACATCTTGAGATGATGCGGGAGTTGATTTAAGTTTCCACATCATCGTCAAATCATCTTGTGGAGTCGGTGTCGCGGCTATATCATTCGACACACCCTATCTCTATTAAGGGAAATAACTTGAGGTTGATACAGTGATTTAAGCAAAACAGAATTGAAGTTTAATGACTTAATTGCAACAAATTGAAGTTCAATGAAGTAAACTTTGTGATAAATTTAGCGACCAACGGAGTAATTGACCTGAATTAAAATGACTGTATAACACTCCTTGCCGACAAACATAATTTTATTGAAGTAtgtgaattcttcgatctttttCTGAAAGGACTACATAATTTATCAGTGTAGGAAGTTGAAAACCTAAAAGGGCAGAAGTATTGGGAAGCTCTCAATTCAGAATTTTTATCTTGTGTTCAATTTGAACAATCTAGATCAACTAGATTTTACTGAAACATATGGAGTTGGTCTCAGAAAAGGCCGATCTCAGGCGACCAAGATTAGGCAGATCTCAGACATGCAAAGCCATGTGTCTTGATGAGGAATCCAAACCAAACTGTATATTTGGTCTGATTAGATCATAAACTATTAAAACTCCATTTTCCATATGGTGTATTGCAGCCTAAGTAGCCTACCCGTTTTGTAGGCCAAATAAAGTGATCCTGTTCTTTTTCCCCTTGTGGGAACAAGTTGATTAAAAGCCTGACAAAtgcttcaaaatttttatcacTTCCGATTAAAAATCTTTCAAACTCACTCATTGCTTTCTTCActttgattcttttttcttgTCGATAAATGTTCTTCAACATTTTGCAAATATTATGGAAATTTATTTAGTAAAACAATAGTTGAACTTTTGACCAAGGTTTTAAATGACCATCGGCACGGGccatatcgtgccaacaagatatcggcacgataaaGCCCCCGTgctgatggcacagctcaaaactcttttttttttttaaattagtaagtaattttttcaataaagttcaaaagatgtgataaagatacataataagcagTCCAGCTACTATGCTTTTAGGAGATTGGAGGCCTTTgtcctcctaagtcgttttagatgataggaATTCTGAATTGATGATCGAAaccgttaaagttgatctagagtatttataacgtctagaaactaaattttataaattttaaaattcatgtcAAGTTCATTGAAGAGTcgaaaaatgaatggtcaaaaatGAATAACCTTGTGAAAATGGATGTTAGAAAATAGATGTTAGATTTTCTTCAATTCATGATTGGAGTTATCAAacgttatctaaatagtatgaaaaatttctattaaaaattcaagttgTTTGCATTGTTCTctaccgttaaacaagcaaacgactCATATAGACCGTCAAAAACTATCGATTTTGTGATCCTTAgatcactatgtaaataatttttaaaattctttaaattaagtTTCTAGACactttaaatgctctagatcaattttaacggttcTAATCATCGATTTGACACCTCTATCACCTAAAACGACTTAGAAGGACGAAGGCCTCCGTCCTCCTAAAAAGATAGTAGCTAGATTCCATAATAAGCAATtcgaatattttttttgctagataaaataaatatttcatgccttTATGTGTCGGTacatatgtattttttgtgaccggcacgcattGGCATGGCTCGGCCCTCACCGTTTCGTATCGTGCCACCAAGTTTTCGGCACAACCTACTgccatggcacttaaatccttgattttgACTATTCAAGTTGTGCAACTGCATTTGTTTGAAGTTCATCCAATGATAGCTCGTTGTGAGGTCCATTTGTGAAATAAACATGGAGGATTACTTCAAATAGGTAGCTATGAACTGTCATCATTCATAACAGTATAGCAAGGCAAGAGATGCCAAAGAGTAATGATTTTCTTCGGGTCTTGAAGAAGGAAGTGAATACTAAGTTCAtgcaatttattaatttaaatatgatatcATTGATCATATTTTAACTAATGTCGAGTATTTCTCATGTCCATTGTAACTAGTGctgttgtttatttttcttttgcagCCCATTGACTCAAAACTGTTGAAGCTGCTTATTCCAGTGGCAGTATGCCATGCCCTGGGTCATGTGACCAGCAATGTCTCCTTTGCTGCAGTTGCAGTCTCATTTGCGCACACTGtcaagggtatatatatatatatatatatatatttcttttttattcaaagattttttttcttctgttctATATACAAGTTTTTTTCACCCATTGTTTTGCACCTAATGTCAATTGGGTTTATTTCAGCTCTGGAGCCGTTCTTCAATGCTGCAGCTTCTCAGTTCATCCTCGGGCAGCAAATTCCTTGGACACTGTGGTTATCTCTAGCCCCTGTTGTGATTGGTAATTAGTATTTGgttattttagtttattatcTTTCTTTGTGGCACTTAATTTCAGTCCATAATATGTACTCGATGTAATTTCAGTCCATAATATGTAGTTGATACATATTTGTTAGCTTCTCCATGTGGTAAAATCATGTTTGGTACATACATGTTTGATTTGGTCTCATAAACAAATTATCCATGTATCTCAAGTACTAATATATTCAAGAGGCGAAGTACGGGGAGATTGAAAACCAAATAACAAAGAGTTCCATGAACATCTCTGTGCTTGTTTTGTAGAATGAGAAGGGGAtattactttttatattatttctccATTTTTCACATAATTTTGGATCGTGAGACAGGATAAAATTGTAGCACTCGAGGAAACAGATGTACTATCCTTAGAACTAGAAATGCTACTGTCGATGGTTTCTCTATTTGGATTATCATTAAACTGTATAAATTTCAGGTGTTTCAATGGCATCTCTCACGGAACTATCATTTAATTGGACTGGATTCATTAGCGCCATGATTTCCAACATTTCCTTCACTTACAGGAGCATCTACTCCAAGAAAGCCATGGTTCATCTTGTTCTTTCCTGCTTGTTCTTGCCTCTCACATGTTCATTCACTTACAATATTTCTCTGGATATTGCAGACTGATATGGACAGCACCAATGTGTATGCCTACATTACAATCATCGCTCTCTTTGTTTGCATCCCCCCAGCGATCATTGTAAGTGAATCATCTGTACTAATTTCTTCTATATATGTTGCAGCCATTTAGGTCTTGATTAAGGAATTAAGGATCTCACTAGTTGGTCATTCCTTAGCATAGTATATACCTTGTTGATGTAATGAGAATGGAAAACCTGATATTGGCTTAAAGtataaacttaaatttgtaTCTGGTGAAAAAACTTTAATCTGTTCCTAACGAATTTACTCCTGTTTTCCTTGGTTTTTATTCGTAAATTGTCAAAGTTTATTTATGTTGCGTACCTGTTGTGCTGAGAATACCAGATATCCTTGATCGATTTGCTTTATATTCTTTTGATCTTCTTTGTTCTGAAAAGCATATTAGGCTGGCTTATAAGCCTATCCATGGTTTTTCTCACATCGGCTTGCCATTATAGATGAAAGTCATGTAATCTGCAAAGTTTTGCTCATGACTGTTTAATTGAAATCTTGATTAACTTTGCCATTTGTGAAATTTGTCAAATATCCTATGAAACATTGAACATTCATTGTCGTTAACTGGCACTATTTTTGATTCCCATATTTTACATCATTAAAGCATATATTATCCCACGGGTGCATCTTCTCCTCTGTTCTTATCATGAATATTCCCTTTTCCAGATTGAGGGGCCTCAACTTTTGCAGCATGGATTCAAGGATGTAATAGCCAAAGTAGGTTTGACGAAGTTCATCTCAGATTTATTTTGGGTGGGCATGTTTTATCACCTTTACAATCAGGTACTTGTCCAATTATGTGATCTCTTACCATTCATCAATGCTTATGTGCCGCTGATAAAGAATTTCCCACTGCTGAAGAAAGAAAAGACAATCATGTGAATTTCCATGTGTCTAAATGATAACGATGTGAATTTCCCAATTGAAGAGAAAAAGGATTACTATATGAGTTTCCATATAAAATATCCATCACAATGATCTGAGGATGTATAAGGCTTTACAACTCTAGGCCGCAAAACTATCGTCAGTATTTAGTTTAGAAGCATTATCAGGATGGGC encodes:
- the LOC109716280 gene encoding triose phosphate/phosphate translocator TPT, chloroplastic; translated protein: MATAGTFSGTGGGISGLLRLRRQPYAAGDAAAAVAFRPPVGSVSGGGNLIWGRQLRPALLLDRPAPAAAAAAARRELLRPVAAAASSSPAEGNDSAGEAKVGFAAKYPALVTGFFFFMWYFLNVIFNILNKKIYNYFPYPYFVSVVHLFVGVVYCLVSWAVGLPKRAPIDSKLLKLLIPVAVCHALGHVTSNVSFAAVAVSFAHTVKALEPFFNAAASQFILGQQIPWTLWLSLAPVVIGVSMASLTELSFNWTGFISAMISNISFTYRSIYSKKAMTDMDSTNVYAYITIIALFVCIPPAIIIEGPQLLQHGFKDVIAKVGLTKFISDLFWVGMFYHLYNQLATNTLERVAPLTHAVGNVLKRVFVIGFSIIVFGNKITTQTGIGTCIAIVGVALYSYIKAKIEEEKRQIKAA